In one window of Deltaproteobacteria bacterium DNA:
- the tsaE gene encoding tRNA (adenosine(37)-N6)-threonylcarbamoyltransferase complex ATPase subunit type 1 TsaE, whose product MSERVVELASVEETRARGKRLGELLQGGDFVAMIGPLGAGKTELTRAICEGLAVPLEQVSSPSFAIVATYAGGRIPLLHADLYRVGDVDELYATGYFDLLGPASAAIVEWADLVPDAIPPEHLRLELEIVGPDARRLRAIAAGARTERLLVDWLGA is encoded by the coding sequence AGAGACGCGCGCGCGCGGCAAGCGCCTGGGCGAGCTGCTCCAGGGCGGCGACTTCGTGGCGATGATCGGGCCGCTCGGCGCCGGCAAGACCGAGCTCACCCGCGCGATTTGCGAGGGGCTCGCGGTGCCGCTGGAGCAGGTGTCGAGCCCGAGCTTCGCCATCGTGGCCACGTACGCCGGCGGGCGCATTCCGTTGCTGCACGCGGACCTGTATCGCGTGGGCGACGTCGACGAGCTCTATGCGACGGGCTACTTCGATCTGCTCGGCCCGGCGTCCGCGGCCATCGTGGAGTGGGCAGACCTCGTGCCCGACGCGATTCCGCCGGAGCACCTGCGGCTCGAGCTCGAGATCGTTGGGCCAGATGCGCGGCGCCTGCGCGCCATCGCGGCAGGAGCCCGGACGGAAAGGCTGCTCGTCGACTGGCTCGGCGCTTAA